In one Alnus glutinosa chromosome 14, dhAlnGlut1.1, whole genome shotgun sequence genomic region, the following are encoded:
- the LOC133857072 gene encoding auxin-responsive protein IAA27, translating to MSVSLEHDYIGLSEPPPPSMEGSERKSGGLNLKATELRLGLPGSESPERDNGYPLGVVKSMLGVSSGAKRGFSDAIDGSSGKWVFSGSGGSEAELGKGGNLFSPRGSNSVGKGGLGSGSEVNNQNTGVGGPVLKDGNAVGPQSPKPLQEKKPQLSAPAAKAQVVGWPPIRSFRKNSMASHPPKSDDDAEGKLGWPPIRSFRKNSMASHPTKSDDDAEGKLGSGCLYVKVSMDGAPYLRKIDLKTYGSYMELSSALEKMFSCFTIGQCGSHGVPSRDGLSESRLMDLLHGSEYVLTYEDKDGDWMLVGDVPWEMFTDSCKRMRIMKSSDAIGLAPRAMEKCKNRN from the exons ATGTCTGTGTCTTTGGAGCATGATTACATAGGCTTATCGGAGCCTCCTCCTCCTTCAATGGAAGGCTCTGAGAGGAAAAGCGGGGGCTTGAACCTTAAAGCCACTGAGCTGAGGCTTGGCTTGCCTGGGTCCGAGTCACCGGAGAGAGATAACGGGTACCCGCTTGGGGTGGTGAAGAGCATGTTGGGAGTGTCGTCTGGGGCCAAGAGGGGCTTCTCCGACGCCATTGATGGAAGCTCTGGGAAGTGGGTTTTCTCTGGGAGTGGTGGATCTGAAGCTGAGTTGGGTAAAGGTGGGAACTTGTTCTCTCCCAGAGGTAGTAATAGTGTGGGGAAGGGTGGTCTTGGAAGTGGGTCGGAGGTTAACAATCAGAATACGGGTGTGGGTGGTCCGGTTTTGAAAGATGGTAATGCTGTTGGTCCTCAGTCGCCTAAGCCGTTGCAGGAGAAGAAGCCTCAGCTCTCTGCTCCTGCGGCAAA GGCACAGGTTGTGGGATGGCCACCAATTCGCTCTTTCCGGAAGAATTCAATGGCTTCTCATCCTCCAAAGAGTGACGATGATGCAGAGGGCAAGTTGGGATGGCCACCAATTCGCTCTTTCCGGAAGAATTCAATGGCTTCTCATCCTACAAAGAGTGACGATGACGCAGAGGGCAAGTTGGGATCTGGGTGTCTTTATGTCAAGGTCAGCATGGATGGTGCTCCATACCTGAGGAAGATTGATCTCAAAACCTATGGCAGCTACATGGAACTCTCTTCAGCATTGGAAAAGATGTTCAGCTGCTTTACAATTG GTCAGTGTGGCTCTCATGGAGTTCCAAGCAGAGATGGATTGAGCGAGAGCCGTTTAATGGATCTCCTCCATGGTTCTGAATATGTACTCACCTATGAAGACAAGGATGGTGATTGGATGCTAGTTGGTGATGTTCCCTGGGA GATGTTCACCGACTCATGTAAGAGGATGAGGATTATGAAGAGTTCGGATGCCATTGGGCTAG CCCCAAGGGCAATGGAAAAGTGCAAAAACCGTAACTAG